The Melanotaenia boesemani isolate fMelBoe1 chromosome 3, fMelBoe1.pri, whole genome shotgun sequence genome contains the following window.
TGTTTCCAGGGACAAATGAAGGCGATAACATCCGGGGCAGCTGTCACAATGGTGCGTTCAATGTCCTGGGAAGAAAACAGGGCTTCCTGGACCTGTTATTcatttgattgttttgtttttcccttattcaaaaatatattatcattaataatcaATATTGAAACGATAATAAAAGTAGGAACATTACTATTAATCAtcgtttttctttcattatcaACGGAAACACAGCAGATAATGACGGAATCATTTAAGCGTAAAAAGGCAATATGTGCTCTGCGTCAGGCTGggttgaagataaaaaaaaatcaataaatgtgaAAACTGTTCCTCGTGATTAATCAATtctcttcaaaaataaaaaaagaaagaaaaaagaaacatgcgCTCAACTTGATATGAATAGTTGCAATTCCCACTGCACATCATGTCAGTAAATAGAACTTAGGAGCTTCTTTGCCTCCGCAGCTCCTCCTGGTGGCAATACTATGTTACAGCACCAAACAGAGAGACTGGAGACTACAGATGTCATGTCCACACTGAAAAACCAGTTTCCATCCATGTAAATAACAATTTTGTTGTTCTTCACAAACAGAAATTTTAAGTTTAACAAAAACTGACCCAGGCAGCAGAAGGatcaaagtaaaatatttatttgtgattCATTCAATGAATACaggttttattatataaaattatCAACTAACTTTACAATGTTACTGTAAAAGTTTACTGAAGTGGCAGAGACCTGCATTATACGAGACAGTAGCTCTGTCACTGTAGAAAACTGCTTTACTCATAataaagtggaaaaagaaaCTTTAGTGTATTATGTTCCACTACTTgtaacaaaatatatttaacttttacatATAACATTCAAAGTGGTAAAACCATGACTGagacacaaagaaaagctgcaTTATGTAAACTGAAACACCAGAGTCTGGATGGACTGACAACAAAACAAGGTGAGTTCAGAACTTCAGTTTTAAGTTGGACTTTCCGATAAACCAGCACCTATTTAACATTTTCACTGTTTAAACTGTTTgtcctgaaaacaaaaacactcatgGAAATGTCTTTTTAGGATTTGGTTGGTTTTGGTATTATggtccttaaaaaaaaaaaaaaaaaagtaaaaaaaaaagtaatttaattatTGAGAATTCTGTCAGTTTTGGCTCCATTAATCCTGTGgtcaataaaattaaaaaaacaaataaacaaacaaacagtagTTTAAAGCCTGAAAATTAATACAACAGACCTCATTTCGAGAAAAgtgatttttgtcttttgtcttcaTTGCCATTGAAAATATCAACATATCTAGAAGTTAATGCAGCAACACCCCAAAATGCTGTACTAGATGCAAATAATAACAGAGATGTTTCTAGAATATTCAAGAACATGATCCTGGAAATCCTGCAATCAGCAGATTAAATAGTGACCAGTGAGGGTGCCAGGACTGGGTATAAAGCAGTATCCACCAAGTCTTTCAAACTGGTTTAGGCTCACCAGTTTAGCCCGAATTCCATCCGAGAATCATgaataagttaaaaaatatttgtcaaTGACAAACTGTAAAGAACGTTGGTATCAACGATCAGTATCCCCAGTTGTCAAAGCATTCAAAATTCTCATTAAGAAGGAAGCTAAAGCAACACAATAGAAACATGACTCTATCCTACCTCTACTGAGTCTACTGCAGCAGATTCTGCTTTCTAAATACAATTAAATCAGTGAGGAAATGCTAATCTATCATTAACTTATTAACCAAAACCAAGATGTCTGAACTCATTTTCAGGCTCATCAGTGATGTAGGGAGTGTTTTAAGTCTTGAAACACACAAACCCAGCAACGAGCAGATTAAAATGAAGCTGTAAACACACTTCTGtctgaaactaaaataaaaaaacgagATGCTAAAACAGTAGCAGAGGTAAAATGTTCAGAAGTCAAAGCAGATAAATGATGGACACAAGTTCACTGCAGTGACTCGCACTGAGCTTTCAGAAGCTGTGCAGAATAAAAATCCTGCGAGTTCGACAAAGAATTCAGCGAaactttacagatatttatatcACACAGGTTTTGATGAAGAGAATTGACgcaatctgttattttctttagctAAGTAATTATTTTTCATGATTTGCTTTATGAGAAAACAGTTacaaattggactaatgtgaatCATATAACAGGTTtgtttaattggattataattggactacaatgaattggattgaattggacggtgtgtaaaagtgccttgagatgacttggTTGCTCTGAGGAGTCTGAGCTCACAGGTGAAAACGCAGAAAATTTCTgactaaaatatgttttaacttttttttttttgctaaaacaaaaacaagtagtCCCTGAAGTCTGGTTGTTGCTGATCAAGTTTCTCTGACAgatcaacttaaaaaaaaaaaaaaggcagtttaGGCCCGAGATGAATCTTAGATCATAATCAAACACAAGTTTGAATTTAAAGCATGTAATAAAACAGGTAAACTGCAGCTCTCTGGGTAAAACGTATGATCCATGTACCAAATATTCACTTAGGGTTTGATTTTAGTTCAGTCTGCATCATCcttgtttcctcttttctgtttACTAAACTGTTGCTGTCAAAAAGGCTAAAAATGCTCAAAAGCTCTTAAAAACGGTTTGAGTAAAGCTTTATGCTCCCGTTAGTGCTGCTAACATCATGTCTGAGGAAGTGTGCAGAAGGGAAGAAGTGGGGACGGATTAACTTGACGGATGTGACGCTGACAGCCTGCTGCAAACTTTAGTTCCTTCATTTCTAATGAGCAATAATTATCAACATAATGAGATGCCTGCTGGGTCTGTAGGTTGGCACTTGTGTGTATATGGAGACTAATAATTTAGTATTAAGGTAGTAACGTCAGTCGAATATAAATCATTTCCAACTTGTCTCCAACATAAACCTTCTCGCAGACCAGGGCCCTCACGTACGAAGGATTGCATCACTTTTATTCAAGGACGGCGCAtgacaaaacattttcagatgtATGAATCTGTATGAATTGTATCTTTCCTTTATACATCCCAACTGACCTGGAATTGAGCACAGCTCCAGGACCGCCTCAACTCCTTCCATTAATAAAtaagcaaatgaaaataaataaatggcacCCTTTCACCTTTATCCCAAATAACAACACACCAGAAACatcaaaaaagaagaataatttaAGAGAATATGAAACTGATGTGGTTGAATCAGAGGTGAAGGAAAGCTAAAACAACCGATACACACTTGTAGTGTGTTAGATAGGTGGGCGGAGCCTCCCAGCACGCTTTGCCTGTGTTCCATAGcctaataaaatttaaatgtgcTCAGATTTACTGAAATACAATAGTTTTGCATGTTTGATTTGATTACTGATCATTTTTAAGTGATACCATCACAGCTGAAATAAGAATGAAAATGATCCAACATCAAagttaatgtaaaaagaaagaatgctGCACATCAGTGGAGAGTTGCACCTTCAGGACGAGGTTCAGAGATGATAGCGCTTCCATCATCAGACAAACTTTCTGACTTCCTGCAAAcacatttaagaaaaactggaaactgAGCGCAGCGTCACTGACACACCATCCACAGCTCTGGGTCAGGAAATGGACACGGATGAGGCCAGcatctctgctgcagctgcacagcTGGAGGTGAAAAGATCTGAAACACCTCAGACCTCAGCTGCCGAGGACACCAGTGTGACCGCGTACTGACCAACACTGAGCTGGAATCCCAGAGACACGTTGGGAATATGATGAGGGAGTTAAGATGAAACGACGGAGTCAGACAAATCATACATTTAGGAACTTATATCAATTGTTTTGTTCTTAATTAATATGGTCATCTGACACTGTGCTGCCTTCTCAGCGACAATAAGATTATTTCATGTcatatgtgtaaatgtgtgtgcgGTCACTGATGTGTTAATGTCGTCATGTGACAAACAGAGAAAACTCCTCAGTTTACTTTACACATTTAggttgtggaattttattaaGTGGTATTGTATGTGGGGAAATGAGGTTAAATGTGGTTTGGGCTTAATGcatgacatttttttccattttgactTCAGAAAGTTACTGGAACATATTTCAGTGTATAAAGGAGCATTTCAATACTTTGTAGTCTGCCACTTTCAAATGACAAGAGTTTGCGTGGGGTATACACATTCTCACGGCAGGTCGAACATTTGTGTGGCGGTGTGCACATCCACACATAGCTGTTTTCTGTACATcccaatgtgtgtgtggaacATGGCGTACGGAACATTTACATAGTGTTGGTACATGAGGCGTCTGATCTGACCCACAAAGGTGGTTCACATTCAGACCATTCGTAGCTTACAAAATAGTGCAGGCAGTGGGATATTTGGAGGTAAACACTTTGTTCTCTACCCCATACACAAAGAAGCTGTAGTCTTTGCCATTGTAGTCGTAGTAAGCATGAGTCAGAGGCACCAGCTCGATGGTCTGACGCTGTggacagagaaacagaagacGAACATGAAGTCAGCATACCTCCAACTGGACATTCATCCTctttaaaacaagataaatCCCACCACATCATGTCTGAACAATCTGAAATGTTTCCTTGTGTTGAGCATAAACTCATCAGTAGCTCTGACTGCGATGGTTTGGATGGTTTGATGGACAGGATGCAGCAATATTCAACTTCTGAAGCGTTTACTTATAAACACATCATTCTACATAAAGCAGCTGGAGGCGGGGTGGAGGGAACTCACCTGGAAGAGCCATTTCTGTCATTtccttgttttcatttacttgCTGTTGGTTAAGTTTAAGCATTTAAACTTGGTTGGGTTTAGGAAAAGATCGTAGTCTCTTTGTCACACTAATGCAGTATATCCATTAATGATGCAGAAACACACTCACAGGCCCCTTTATCAGGtgctctgctggactgagaGCTGGTGACCATGGAGATCATTGAAACACTGGTTGTAAcgagacgacttgctgaagttcaaaccgagcatcagaatgaggaagaaaggggatttaagtgacttagaccaacaaccatgccacgttcagaatatttcagaaactgctgatctactgagattttcatccacaaccatctccagggtttagagaggatggtctgaaaaagagaaaatctccagtgagcagcagttgccTGGACCAAACTGTCTTGTTGATGTTGGAGgacagaggagaatgggcagactggttggagatgatagaaatgcaacaggaactcaaatatccactggttccaaccaaagtatgcagaatatcatctctgaacacacaacacatccagccttgaagcagatgggctacagcagcagaagaccacacctcctaagaggcacccggtgtgtggagctaagaacaggaaactgaggctacaattcacacagactcaccaacactggacaatagaagatggaaaaacatttcctggtctgatgagtctttatttcagctccacattcagatggtagagtcagaatttggtggaaacaacctgaaaacatggatccatcctgccagGTATccatgcttcaggctgctggtggtgtaatgtgtggaggatattttcttggcaaaCTTTGGGCTCCTGAGTACCAGCAGGacatggtttaaccaccacagcctacctgagtattgctgctgaccatgtccatccctttatgaccacagagtcgcatcttctgatggctacttccagcaggataatgcaccatgtcacaaagctcagatcatgtCCAACTGCTTtattgaacatgacaatgagtttacTGGACTCTACAGttaccagatctcaatccaacagagcagcgagtggtggaacaggagagtCTAATCATGGACGCAgtcaacaaacctgcagcaacggtgtgatgctgtcatgtcaatatatataatatatatagagcaaaacctctgaggaatgtttccaacaccatGTCgaaccaagaattaaggcagttctgaaggaaaaaggggtccaacctggtactaacaaggtggacctgataacgTGGACTGTGAGTGTATGACTGACTTatattgtgttaaaaattttaaattttaaaatggtgaaaatgCTGGCGTTAGCTTTGTACCTGTTGCAGGATGCGACTGGTAGAGGTGAAGCGATGAAGGTGTTCATTAATCAGTTTAGTTGAAATGTCACAGATCTCCTGATCAGGGAAACCCTGGATCGGATAAACCTGACAGGATAGAGAAGTTCAATCAAACCCATATGTCTGTAAACTCAGTTCAGTCTGATTCATGTTGCAGTTGTACCAACCAACATTTTCCACTTAAACTCGGGGCTGGGATTCATGTTTTAGTTTCCATGTTAGTAAAACTCCTAGTTTAAACTGTGAAAATCTTACTTgagctgatgttttattttcattcaccagAATGTTTTAGCAATCTTTCTGATGAAGACGACATAAACTGGGCTCCTATGAAGAATCTAGGTCAGGGGTCTTCAGTGTTGTTCAGGCCAAGGACCTCCAAATTGATGGAGAGGTGGAGCCTTTTTTTTACTCATAACAAGGTCTTACAAACGGCATAATACTGTAAAGTTTTCAGTAACTGCTGTTTTGGAAAAGAACTGCAGAGCTATAGCCATGAATATCTTTGAAAACCTGATTGCACAAGAACTTTGGgtgaaacaaatgttttttcatttaatggtttattttctttttatttaacctgcCTTGGAAAGACAGGTTGAGGGAAATCTGATGTTGAGTGAACTGGTGCCCAACTTGAGATAGTCCCTGTGTGTTGCTGGAGCCTACTGAAACATCTTCTGCCCCCATTTATCCATTTGGATCTGTGCTAATACATATATAATtttctgcaaagaaaacaaatctacagTCCCTCTGCAGTACTTCCACATCCCTCCGAGGGGCCATGGTCCTGTAGAAGACCTCCAAATCTAGTCCATGATAGTCAAACAGCCAGTCTTAGTTTGTTTACACCTAACACAAGTTACAAAATGTGTACTTCCTTAAAGAGGcagaaacaatgcaggattTGTCATAAAGGGTCTTAATAACAACCGTTTTCATCCATCCACACACCAAGAAGTTCCAGACTTCCAAGATTTTTCCATGGCTGCATCTGCTTGGTCGTGTAGAAGCTGCTTGGAAGCAGCAGGAACTGAACTGATGGATATTTTTCCAATTCAGTAATTAAATCCTTCTTGGATAATGTGATCTTTGACATCAcacagatgatttttttaaggTATCTAGTGCTGAACTCACATCTAAATAGTAGAAATACTCAGACGTCTCACATCTTCCCTGAACAACatcagccattttgtttttgttcgaCCCCTTCATTCGCTAGTCATGTGACTGAACACAAGCAAAGATTTTACCAGGCCTGCAGCTGAGATTTATCATCTGTCTAAAGATGCATAACGTGGACTTctatttgtctattttttttatactctACTCTGCGTCATGCTCCAGTTTTTGTAGAAAACCTTTCTGGAGTCTGGAGCTGCACTGAAGGAAGGAACTCATGCCAAACAAACGTTTTGTTTACCAACACGTTCTCATCAATGAAGAAAGGATCTCCTGAAACTTTCTCAAATTTCTTGTCAGGGAAGTCCGGCTGGCGGTCTGGAATAAAATCACTGATGTTGTTCTTCCTACAAAAAGATAACAACAATGACATGAAGCGGAGGAGGAGATCtggatggactctgtgaaacgAGGACGTACCATGTGACTGTGAGCTGGATGAAATGCAGCAGGTTCTGAGCACCGTGACAAACCGTGCAAGTCTTGTAGCCATCGCCACGGCAGCTCAAACACCTGCAGAGCAGGAAAGTGTTGAGGTTGATCTTGTCCTTGATTCATACAGTGTATTACTTAGATGTGCTGTGGACAATAGTTTCTACTCTGTACATATGGCGTGCACAAGTTGTCGTCATCATTGCAAAGTTGTGTCGCCCTGACTCAGGATAATGAAGAACCAGGCCAGTGTGTaccaggaagaagaaaagcaaTGCACGAACAGCTGATGATGTGATAACTGTATGTGCGTGTGATGAGACCCTCACTTCTTGTGCTATAAATGATGTGAAAGAGAGAAGATTCTTTGAGTTACATAAAAGTGAAATCAGAGCTGTCAGATGTGAGAGTCCATCATTGACTGAAAATGAGTCTGAAAATTATGTGATTCTGTTCATCAGAAACAAACAAGatgtgaaatgtaaatgaaaccACAAGCAGTTTTGACATTTAGTCTTGTCCCATGtccacagagattcctcctgactTTAAACACTGCAGATGGTGGGAAAAGCTTTTGCAATTTGAAGTGAGGAGcattttcctgaaaatgttCCACAAGTTTGTCTTAGGCTGATGAACCTCTGCTCATCTTTACACCTGAGAGACTCTGGCTCTCTAAAATaaacccagtcatgttactgagtttttgttttgttttaacctaCTAGTTGTCAAATGTTCCTCCAGTTGGTTTTGACTGTaacaattacttttccagccttttgttgttcCTGTTCCACACTGTAAGAGATGTGTTGCctcatcacatttaaaatgagctaatattgtCCATGAAATTGTCacatgtctcagtttcagcatctgacATGTTTGTTGTAtcaggaataaaatatgggttgatgagatttgcaaatcattccattttgtttgtatttatttacaaagagCTGCATCTTTGCTGGAATTAGCGTTGTGTGAGACAATCTACCAAACCAACTCTCAGTTCACACCCACATCTCTTCCTCCAGCTTCAGACGGAGGACTGGGCTCACCTCTTCCGTCCTCGGCCGTGACAGGAGGTGCAGCGTTTGTTCCGGGTCCGACCGTGACCGTTGCAGAAAGTGCAACGTTTCTGCAAAACAACAGAAGCTTAATCAGGAAACTTTGGTTCTCCGTGAAGTAATGGAGATTTTTCTGACAGAGCCGTTTGTTTTTCATGCCTGAAGCGACAATCAGTGCAGGTTTGGTTTTCCTGCTACgctctgacagaaacatcatGTTAACATTTTTCAACAACAATCAGGTGTTCAaattatcataattttttttcccatttcagATTCTTAATTCAGTTTAACAGTCAGAAGTGAGCATCCCATCATTATCAGTCTTTTCCAAGCATTGCGAGGGTCTCTCTCAGTGACCGACTGGCTGAAAATTGTTGGTTTGACATAATCAGGCAATGTTTGGGTCAGCCTGGTGGAGTGTTTATCTGCTTTGTTGGCTTTCAATACAGAAtatcttaaacattttaataaatgttctgATCTGCAAATGTTTGGCCCCAGTCTTGTTTAAAGAACTTCTAAAGTGAGGAATCTGTATAAACTGCAtcactggactgaactgaaccagcgtcatcagaaaataaaaagggagaTTTTTAAAACCAGAGACCTCACCTGACCTCTGCCAAAGCAGCCAGTACAGCGAGTTCTTCCACAGCCGTGACACTTGTGacacacctgaaacacaaaCCCATGTTACAGCGAGCCGACGGCAGCAGCAGGTCGAGACGACAGAGATGGACTGACGACAAGAGCTGAACCTTCACAAACGACGAGTGCGGCACTCGGATCTTTTCCACCTTGTCAGTGTAGATCTGAGGCAGCGACACCGGGATGTCCCACGGTGGAGGACTCATACCGTACTGAGGACCATCAACCGGCTGACCTGTTGgaacaaaaataatcagttcATCAAATAAGTGAGATTCCAGTGATTGATAAAACCATTAACATTCCCATTAGCCTCAGctgagttttttgtttgtttgttttctttagtttctttgtGCCAAGAACCCTCTGTTCTTGTGGATAAAGGACGTCCTAATGAACAAACCCCAGTACGTCACAATGGGCACCTCTGTTCCCCAGTGTCCTGAGTCCAGTCCCGTTCACACTGTAAACCCACAACTGCATCGCCACTCACGAATCCAACATCCTCATCACATTTCCTGATGACACACCTGCTTTAGGACTGATCAGAAACAATGATGAAGCACCGTACAGAGAGAAGGTCCAGATGCTGGTGGCCTGCTGTACAAACAACAATCTCAACCTCAACAAGTCAACCTAATTTCTGGAAGGTTAAAGACCACACAGCATAACATCAATGGAGAGGAAGTGGAGAGTGTCAAGTTCCTCTGATTGTACATCTTGGAGGAACTGGGAAAGACTTGGAACACCACCCACATATTAGCCTGAatcaagagattaaaaaaattcagcTAAAGACGTTACCAAGCATTTTAATCCAAATGAAACCAGTTCCAACCACAAGcaattatatgggaatgtaagaaaaacatgagaactgTCAACTTTAGAGCTTCTGGTAATTTCTCTACTTAAGCAAACCACATAAACAATGCTGGTTGCTTTAAAAACATCAGATATGgatcagatttagaaaattaaGTAGTCTGggttggattaaaaaaaacattatttgtgcCAGACAGTcattaaaaagtcagatttggGCCACTTTTTCCAGCAGTGTGAACGTAGACTTAGACATTTCATCTCTTCCTCCGAGAGGATCCTGAGGTGTTCAGAGGCCAGAAGGAATATACAGTATAATCCTTCCGGCATGTCCTGGCTCTGTCCCAGGGTCTCCTTTCAGTGGAACGTGCTAAGAAAATCTTCAAAGGGAGACGACCAGGAGGCTCTTATCAGATATATGAACCACCTTAGCTGACTCCTTTAGGAGGTGAAGCCATTTCGCCAACCTCCCTCTGGATGTGTGAGCTCCTCAATTGATCTCTCAAGCTGAGCCTGACCACCTTCTGAAGGAACCTCCTTTTAGTAGCTTGTATCTACAGTCTTACTGTCCCTTCCCAAATCTGGTGACCACAGGTGACGGTTGGCACATGGATAGGCCAATAAATGAAAAGCTTTGTCTTTTAGCTCAGCTTTGATCACAGTGGACTGGAGCACTATCTTGTTTACAGCTGATGAAGCCCCAATCCGCCTTCCCGTCTATGGCTGCTTCCTACCATCATATTAGAAAAAGATACTTTAACTCATCCGTTTGAAGCAAAGACTCATTTCCAACCCAGAGGGAAAACTCTACTCTGTTCCAACTGAGAACCATGATCTCAGCATTAGAGGAGATTTTAAAACTCAGCTGTGAACCACCTGTTTGTGATGAAGCTCTTGGTCTGAAAAACgcaaacagaaccacatcatctgcaaaatgCAGGAATGAAATCCGGAAGTTCCCAAACCAGACACCCTCCTCTCCCTAAATGCACCTGGAGATCCTGTCCATGAACACCAAGAACAGAACTGGTGGCAAGAGACAGCCCTGGTAAACAAGTTGGACTTTGTGAGCACAGCTCCtgctttatatataaatatgtttctCTTTCAATTTCATTTCACTAATTTGGGCgactttatttaaattcatgacAAATAATTCCAAAACATAAACATAGAAATTACAGCCCTAGTAGCTCAGCATATCAGAGTATAGCTTCACAGATGCACTATGTGTCTGTAAACTCttagttttaatgtttaatgtaatcGGATAGTTAACCAATGGCCCGTTTTCCCCTTTCTCCATGTTAATCTGGTCATTAGTGAGGACACCACATTCAGTCAGCTGAGTGTGAAAGTTTACCGTTGTAGGACTCAAACTGCCAGGCACTGGCTCTGGTCTCGGTGTAGGTCTCCAGTCGATActgcaggaagaagaggagtCAGAAAACACTGAATGGTTGGCGGTTCTTTGGGCTCATGTCATCACACGGTCGATGAGTTAGAACATGAAGTAGAGCGCATATGAGATCAGCTGTTGGCTCTGGAAAggttttatttcagtattttaaacTTCTCAATCATTAAACGTGGTGCTTAAATAATGCTGATGTATCACTGATGCAgtgtgcagacagacagacaaaaacactcagataacaaaattaaataaaataaagcagcaaaacaaacatacaaatctaCCAGATACTAAACTAAATATACAAATGTATGTACAACATATAAAAATCAATGATTAAATCATCAAGAGAGCATAAGTAAGAAGAAAAGACTATAGTAgcatataaatttaaataaggatGTGCAAAATCAATTGTTAGAAAAACAATATGCAAAccagaaaatgatttaaaaagtgtaataaaatGGCGAGTGTATAAAAGCAGCAGGTAAAGTCTGTTTTCTAAGCAGCTCTTCCCCGTCTGCCAGAGGTGACTTATTAAACAGATACAGGAAAAATTTCCTGTATCTGTCCATCCAATTATTCTGTTTACATGATCACTTGAAAAATCTGGTAAGTCCAGAAATCAGGTAATGATCAGGTTTTTGGTTTGCATGTAAATGGGCTCATTGCTATCATTAAACAGGCTATTTTTAgatcaagcaaagaaaaaaaaaatcactttacaTTTTGCACTTCCACAACCTTTACCTACAAACGATTTTGCAGTTAAAAGAGTGATTGCTGAGCTTAATGAGCTGTTGTACCTGACAACTGATGAAAAACACAGTAGAAATAGTTGAAAGAATTATAAAACTCCTTCAAGAAGGAAGAAGATGCCGGTTGTTCCCAGTTGGCTGTGTCTAACATCTGGAGCAAGTCCAAACAAAACATACACATGGACTGAGGAAGAAGCTGAAACATCAGGacagaaaacttaaaacaaaatagaaaatttaaaaagtccCACTGAAGAAATCAAAAGCGAATGGACAGAAACAAGAGTCAATGTTTCTGACTTAACTGTAAGAAATGAattgaaggaaaaaagaaaagtcgaACATGAAGCATCACTAAAGAGAAGAGACGCAGGTTCCAGTGAAGCTGAAGAGAAGCAGTCATGAACGGAGGGTGACTGGATGAAGTGATATTCAGGGATGAATCACCAGTCTGAACAGACAAAGATGATGCTGGAACTCTGGTTTGGTTCTGGTCCAGTGAAACAAAGAGAGATGAGTGTGTGAAGAAAATCATCTGATTTCCACCATCGTTGATGATCTGGTAAAGGACCAGGGGAGATGGAGCTCATTACCTCTACAGGAAATGTTCAGGTGGATGATGAGATTTTGATTGATGGATTGAGAAAAATGTCTCAATCAAAGGTAGGTTTGGTTCAAGTTAATGATCCATAGAGCAAAGAGTGTTCAGATCCTGCAGAGCTCATCCGCCCGCTGGACAAGACAGTTGGAATCTGATTGATGATATCAGTGATGTCCCCGAACAACTAAATACAGAAATTTTTTTCCAAGGCTGAGAATGTACTCCATTTTAATTACTCATTCACATGTTTATCACTGGCactttgtgtattctgtgtttgttttaagtgaGAGAGCAGCTCCTACCCTGTAAACTGTGA
Protein-coding sequences here:
- the LOC121636005 gene encoding protein SSUH2 homolog isoform X2, which codes for MDERDDDLGSFDPNIPEEGPSAPPPGWLEDIHGYQGHKGGSPEDDNPLYPPPPAYNPQPELNRSTSVPSVRVPSVSEDVAREALLKFVESKWKYSSKPARNLRFKDLKPVTVYRYRLETYTETRASAWQFESYNGQPVDGPQYGMSPPPWDIPVSLPQIYTDKVEKIRVPHSSFVKVCHKCHGCGRTRCTGCFGRGQKRCTFCNGHGRTRNKRCTSCHGRGRKRCLSCRGDGYKTCTVCHGAQNLLHFIQLTVTWKNNISDFIPDRQPDFPDKKFEKVSGDPFFIDENVLKIIYVLAQIQMDKWGQKMFQ
- the LOC121636005 gene encoding protein SSUH2 homolog isoform X1; the protein is MDERDDDLGSFDPNIPEEGPSAPPPGWLEDIHGYQGHKGGSPEDDNPLYPPPPAYNPQPELNRSTSVPSVRVPSVSEDVAREALLKFVESKWKYSSKPARNLRFKDLKPVTVYRYRLETYTETRASAWQFESYNGQPVDGPQYGMSPPPWDIPVSLPQIYTDKVEKIRVPHSSFVKVCHKCHGCGRTRCTGCFGRGQKRCTFCNGHGRTRNKRCTSCHGRGRKRCLSCRGDGYKTCTVCHGAQNLLHFIQLTVTWKNNISDFIPDRQPDFPDKKFEKVSGDPFFIDENVLVYPIQGFPDQEICDISTKLINEHLHRFTSTSRILQQRQTIELVPLTHAYYDYNGKDYSFFVYGVENKVFTSKYPTACTIL